A single region of the Austwickia chelonae genome encodes:
- a CDS encoding tetratricopeptide repeat protein, with translation MSGRRVNPVDPTEAHPQGTLARHLGLPEDADEATVKDAHQHLKDFLDSAPPALEAWAENQRRLAEKSRTTPAAPSSSGSSKVAEKSLSDHFDDLDFLEDEPSSAPTPKPAPATKPGRRRAVVTPEAAAAAQHHPRQRTSALVPVLVLMLIVGVVYGVYQAGRPVNTAASPAKPTSSVRPVDESKVKELTEKTKTDPKDVASLRSLTDQYYGAGEFAKAAEWQQKVVDIQPADISSRLVLAACLANSGDAARAETEWTKVIELDPKQVEAYYNLGVLHFSATPPDVEKARAEWAKVVEIDPNSPLAKNVSSHMNRMGGHGAKTPGGAASGAPTAAATTQAPAAK, from the coding sequence ATGAGTGGGCGTCGAGTCAACCCCGTCGACCCGACGGAGGCACACCCGCAGGGCACTTTGGCACGCCATCTCGGGCTACCTGAGGACGCCGATGAAGCCACGGTGAAAGACGCCCACCAGCATTTGAAGGATTTCCTCGACAGCGCTCCCCCAGCACTCGAAGCCTGGGCCGAGAACCAGCGCCGGCTTGCCGAGAAATCCCGCACCACCCCCGCTGCGCCGTCTTCTTCCGGCTCCTCGAAGGTGGCCGAGAAGTCCCTGTCCGACCATTTCGATGATCTCGACTTCCTCGAGGACGAGCCGTCGTCGGCCCCGACCCCGAAACCGGCCCCCGCCACCAAGCCGGGGCGCCGCAGGGCCGTGGTCACCCCCGAAGCAGCAGCTGCCGCTCAGCATCACCCGCGCCAACGCACCTCAGCGCTCGTCCCGGTCCTCGTCCTGATGCTCATCGTCGGGGTCGTCTACGGCGTGTACCAGGCTGGTCGCCCCGTCAACACTGCGGCGTCCCCGGCCAAACCCACCAGTTCGGTACGCCCGGTCGACGAGTCGAAGGTCAAAGAACTCACCGAGAAGACGAAAACCGACCCTAAGGATGTCGCTTCGCTGCGCAGCCTGACCGACCAGTACTACGGCGCAGGCGAGTTCGCCAAGGCCGCTGAATGGCAGCAAAAGGTCGTGGACATCCAGCCCGCCGACATCAGCTCCCGTCTGGTGCTCGCCGCCTGCCTGGCCAACTCCGGCGACGCAGCCCGCGCCGAGACCGAGTGGACGAAAGTCATCGAGCTCGATCCCAAGCAGGTCGAGGCCTACTACAACCTCGGCGTGCTGCACTTCTCCGCGACCCCCCCGGATGTCGAGAAAGCCCGCGCCGAATGGGCCAAGGTCGTCGAGATCGACCCGAACTCCCCGCTGGCGAAGAACGTGTCGAGCCACATGAACCGGATGGGCGGACACGGCGCGAAGACCCCGGGTGGGGCAGCCTCGGGTGCCCCCACCGCCGCGGCCACCACCCAGGCCCCCGCCGCCAAATGA
- a CDS encoding cytochrome c biogenesis protein ResB, with protein MTQDVRPRNLVDENPPPAAASPSAPQGDIPLREVFHKVNAFFYNKTTGLGLILAMAFLTLMGTLLEQAPDGLRDDPSGWNSWVESVRPRYGGWTQVLAFTGAFNIFSSIWFRVVTVMLALSIIACTCHRVPQLWRRSAHPHIHVSDAFFDHAGLSERVCLDTAPAETFASARAALSAQGYRIIDDERGPGLNLYADRFRWAPFGTAIAHASFVIILLGVFVTTTFGFKNPSLPVGVGTKAEIGHGTGLTVEAKSFTDRYTDQGRPLDYYSELVLFKDGRQVAEQTVRVNTPLRHEGVSIHQASYGIAAAMKITDAQGAQVYSGGVPLAWKSDDKRRVIGKVKLEGKNLTLYVVAAASGVVDRQLGAGQVLLEVYQDAEKSPLASQVVSQGQEAQIAGLNYTFERERQYTGLMIVRDPGAIWVWIGSSLMVLGLILTMFLHHRRIWVRVVPRSEGEGSELRIASAERQDTPYERWFHRFVQRLADPGSVGEGNSLDDYDRRRKR; from the coding sequence ATGACCCAAGACGTGCGCCCCCGCAATCTCGTCGACGAGAACCCTCCGCCCGCCGCGGCGTCCCCCTCGGCCCCGCAAGGGGATATCCCGCTGCGTGAGGTCTTCCACAAGGTCAACGCCTTCTTCTACAACAAGACCACCGGTCTGGGGCTCATCCTCGCGATGGCTTTCCTCACCCTGATGGGCACCCTGCTGGAGCAGGCACCCGACGGGCTGCGCGACGACCCCTCCGGATGGAACTCCTGGGTTGAATCGGTGCGCCCCCGCTACGGCGGATGGACCCAGGTACTGGCCTTCACCGGCGCCTTCAACATCTTCAGCTCCATCTGGTTCCGCGTGGTCACCGTCATGCTGGCGCTCAGCATCATCGCGTGCACCTGCCATCGGGTCCCGCAGTTGTGGCGGCGGTCGGCACATCCGCACATCCACGTCAGTGACGCTTTCTTCGACCACGCAGGCCTGAGCGAACGGGTCTGCCTCGACACCGCACCTGCTGAGACCTTCGCGAGCGCACGCGCCGCGTTGAGTGCACAGGGTTATCGGATCATCGACGACGAGCGTGGCCCGGGGTTGAACCTGTACGCCGATCGTTTCCGCTGGGCACCTTTCGGTACGGCGATCGCCCACGCCAGTTTCGTGATCATCCTGTTGGGTGTCTTCGTCACCACTACCTTCGGGTTCAAGAATCCGAGCTTGCCGGTGGGTGTGGGGACCAAGGCCGAGATCGGTCACGGCACCGGGTTGACGGTCGAGGCGAAGTCGTTCACCGACAGGTACACCGATCAGGGCCGTCCGCTGGACTACTACTCCGAGTTGGTCCTGTTCAAGGACGGGCGTCAGGTCGCTGAACAGACCGTTCGGGTCAATACGCCCTTGCGTCACGAAGGGGTGTCCATCCACCAGGCTTCGTACGGCATCGCAGCTGCCATGAAGATCACCGATGCCCAGGGTGCCCAGGTCTATTCCGGCGGGGTGCCTCTGGCGTGGAAGTCCGATGACAAACGTCGTGTGATCGGCAAGGTGAAGCTCGAGGGCAAGAACTTGACCCTGTATGTCGTCGCTGCTGCTTCTGGGGTCGTCGACCGTCAGCTCGGTGCGGGGCAGGTGCTCCTGGAGGTTTACCAGGATGCCGAGAAGAGCCCGTTGGCGTCGCAGGTCGTCTCTCAGGGGCAGGAGGCGCAGATCGCCGGGCTGAACTACACCTTCGAACGTGAGCGTCAGTACACCGGGTTGATGATCGTGCGGGACCCCGGTGCCATCTGGGTGTGGATCGGGTCTTCGTTGATGGTGCTCGGTCTGATCCTGACGATGTTCCTCCACCACCGTCGCATCTGGGTGAGGGTCGTCCCCCGCTCCGAGGGAGAGGGCAGCGAGCTGCGTATCGCCTCGGCGGAGCGTCAGGACACGCCTTACGAACGATGGTTCCACCGCTTCGTGCAGCGGTTGGCCGATCCCGGTTCGGTCGGCGAGGGGAACAGCCTGGACGACTACGACCGCCGACGGAAGCGCTGA
- the ccsB gene encoding c-type cytochrome biogenesis protein CcsB: MINLSQYFLVAATLLVALAVAADVIAVALRRQSVPDEERVPAAVGASSSSSRPSVGAVAPQTRGISWFGSALTYAALAALTGALATRSMATGHGPFANQHEFAVSFAWGILAAYVYFEWRYRIRALALLVLPVTITMLMYAQATDSDVQPLVPALQHHFLLTVHVATAVLSYGAAAVAFCAAVLYLLPESLHFKGMPKPAVLDELGYRAAVVSYPLMTIMIILGAVWANIAWGAYWSWDPKETSALVTWLIYGAYLHARVVRDWRGRRAAWLLVLGFAAVLFTYFGNLFFGGLHSYA, encoded by the coding sequence ATGATCAATCTCTCCCAGTACTTCCTCGTCGCTGCCACCCTGCTCGTCGCCCTGGCGGTGGCTGCCGACGTGATCGCTGTCGCCCTGCGACGTCAGAGCGTCCCCGATGAGGAGCGGGTTCCCGCTGCTGTGGGGGCTTCCTCGTCGAGCAGTCGTCCGTCCGTCGGAGCTGTGGCTCCCCAGACCCGGGGAATCAGCTGGTTCGGCAGCGCTCTGACCTACGCGGCGCTGGCTGCGCTGACCGGCGCATTGGCAACTCGGTCGATGGCCACCGGCCACGGCCCCTTCGCGAATCAGCACGAGTTCGCCGTTTCTTTCGCCTGGGGCATCCTGGCTGCCTACGTCTACTTCGAGTGGCGCTATCGGATCCGTGCGCTGGCGTTGTTGGTGCTGCCGGTGACCATCACCATGTTGATGTACGCGCAGGCGACCGATTCCGACGTCCAGCCGCTCGTCCCGGCTCTTCAGCACCATTTCCTCCTCACCGTGCATGTCGCCACGGCGGTTCTGTCCTACGGTGCGGCTGCGGTCGCGTTCTGCGCTGCGGTGCTCTACCTGTTGCCGGAGAGCCTGCATTTCAAGGGGATGCCCAAGCCTGCGGTGCTCGATGAGCTGGGTTACCGGGCTGCGGTGGTCTCGTACCCGTTGATGACCATCATGATCATTCTGGGTGCGGTGTGGGCGAATATCGCCTGGGGCGCGTACTGGAGCTGGGACCCCAAGGAGACCTCGGCGCTGGTGACCTGGCTCATCTACGGCGCTTATCTGCATGCCCGTGTGGTCCGTGACTGGCGAGGCCGGAGAGCCGCCTGGTTGCTCGTTCTGGGGTTCGCCGCGGTGCTCTTCACCTACTTCGGCAATCTCTTCTTCGGCGGGCTGCATTCCTATGCCTGA
- a CDS encoding ammonia-forming cytochrome c nitrite reductase subunit c552: METSENPRRRKVLWLLVGAIAITAVVTMGLTALLVNILERKEEARAPFTKVVEIDDKTTDPAVWGRNFPIQYDMYKKTADQERTKFGGSEALPKDPKKPQSGTVSQSKITEDPRLQKMWAGYAFATDFREERGHAHMLQDQMDTRRVTDFKQPGTCLNCHASTYVAQKYELGNGDLKAGFDKMNKMTYAEATSKVQHPVACIDCHDPKTMQLRITKPAFMEGIKKIKAQQGVKDFDVNKDATAQEMRSFVCGQCHVEYYFKGEEKTLTFPWDKGTKATDALAYYDEIGFKDWEHKITGAPALKAQHPEFETWQQGVHYRAGVSCADCHMPYTRVGSAKVSDHQVRSPMLNVNRACQGCHNASETEIKDRVEQIQLRFISSRDVAFNALTEFIDDIAAAQKNGATEDRLVKARDFQRKAQFLIDYVEAENSAGFHAPGATLDTINRATDYIRQGQLALLGKEKSPEAPLPATPTAPVAPVPTTRSS; this comes from the coding sequence ATGGAAACCAGCGAGAACCCTCGCCGACGCAAAGTCTTATGGCTACTCGTCGGCGCCATCGCGATCACAGCCGTGGTCACGATGGGTCTGACAGCCTTGCTCGTCAACATCCTCGAACGTAAGGAAGAGGCGCGGGCGCCCTTCACGAAGGTCGTGGAGATCGACGACAAGACCACCGACCCAGCAGTCTGGGGTCGAAACTTCCCCATCCAGTACGACATGTACAAGAAGACCGCCGATCAGGAGCGCACCAAGTTCGGTGGCTCTGAAGCGCTCCCGAAGGACCCGAAGAAGCCGCAGAGCGGCACGGTCTCCCAGAGCAAGATCACCGAGGACCCCCGCCTGCAGAAGATGTGGGCCGGGTACGCCTTCGCCACGGACTTCCGTGAGGAACGCGGTCACGCGCACATGCTGCAGGACCAGATGGACACCCGTCGGGTGACCGACTTCAAACAGCCTGGTACCTGTTTGAACTGCCACGCCTCCACCTACGTCGCCCAGAAGTACGAATTGGGCAACGGGGACCTGAAGGCCGGCTTCGACAAGATGAACAAGATGACCTATGCCGAGGCCACCTCCAAGGTGCAGCACCCGGTGGCCTGCATCGACTGCCATGACCCGAAGACGATGCAGCTGCGCATCACCAAGCCCGCGTTCATGGAGGGCATCAAGAAGATCAAGGCGCAGCAGGGCGTCAAGGACTTCGATGTCAACAAGGACGCCACCGCTCAGGAGATGCGTTCGTTCGTCTGTGGACAGTGCCACGTCGAGTACTACTTCAAGGGCGAGGAGAAGACCCTCACCTTCCCGTGGGACAAGGGCACCAAGGCCACCGACGCTCTCGCCTACTACGACGAGATCGGTTTCAAGGACTGGGAGCACAAGATCACCGGCGCCCCGGCGTTGAAGGCCCAGCACCCGGAGTTCGAGACCTGGCAGCAGGGCGTGCACTACCGGGCCGGGGTCTCGTGCGCCGACTGCCACATGCCGTACACCCGGGTGGGTTCGGCGAAGGTCAGCGACCACCAGGTCCGCAGCCCCATGTTGAATGTCAACCGGGCCTGCCAGGGATGTCACAACGCCTCGGAGACCGAGATCAAGGATCGGGTCGAACAGATCCAATTGCGTTTCATCTCCTCACGTGATGTGGCGTTCAACGCGTTGACCGAATTCATCGACGACATCGCGGCGGCCCAGAAGAACGGGGCCACCGAGGACAGGCTGGTCAAGGCACGTGACTTCCAGCGCAAGGCACAGTTCCTGATCGACTACGTCGAAGCAGAGAACTCCGCCGGATTCCACGCTCCTGGGGCCACCCTGGACACCATCAACCGGGCTACCGACTACATCCGCCAGGGGCAGCTCGCGCTGCTCGGGAAGGAGAAGTCACCGGAGGCTCCGCTGCCGGCCACGCCGACTGCTCCGGTCGCGCCGGTCCCCACCACGCGCAGCAGCTGA
- the nrfH gene encoding cytochrome c nitrite reductase small subunit yields the protein MVKEILAELRSVFSRPSGWLYAAAVFVVGSLIGVGFFTFGYANGASYLSNDPKACVNCHVMRDQYDGWMKSSHGKVAVCNDCHAPHDIVGKYATKALNGWNHGFAFTTGNFPQNIQITQRNREITEQACLSCHADITSGIRASRPEHSPQVSCISCHRNVGHM from the coding sequence ATGGTGAAAGAGATTCTCGCCGAACTACGGAGCGTCTTCTCCCGCCCGTCGGGATGGTTGTACGCGGCCGCGGTCTTCGTGGTGGGTTCACTGATCGGCGTGGGTTTCTTCACGTTCGGTTATGCCAACGGAGCGTCCTACCTGAGCAATGACCCGAAGGCCTGCGTCAACTGTCACGTGATGCGCGACCAGTACGACGGATGGATGAAGTCCAGCCACGGAAAAGTCGCCGTCTGCAACGACTGCCACGCACCACACGACATCGTGGGTAAGTACGCCACGAAGGCGCTCAACGGATGGAACCACGGGTTCGCCTTCACCACCGGAAACTTCCCGCAGAACATCCAGATCACGCAGCGGAACCGCGAGATCACCGAGCAGGCCTGCCTCAGCTGCCATGCCGACATCACGTCCGGCATCAGAGCGTCCCGTCCGGAACATTCCCCACAGGTCTCGTGCATCTCCTGCCATCGCAACGTCGGGCATATGTAG
- a CDS encoding response regulator, whose product MITTPMPRAEGEPVRVLLVDDQALFRGAIAALVDQLDDFSVVGEAGNGLDGIEKARALRPDLIVMDVEMPVMDGVEAARILREQMPSIKVIMLTVCEEDEKLLTAVRLGAHGYLLKDLRPEQLFDMLRSVMRDETPVSPALVGRLLAELRGDGRSPHTPASPPSDPGLSQRELEIMRLVADGLTNKEIGARLSITEGTVKNHVHNALHKLDMSNRIQAAAYIVRQGLGLPSRA is encoded by the coding sequence ATGATCACCACGCCGATGCCCCGCGCCGAAGGCGAACCGGTCCGGGTCCTCCTGGTCGACGACCAGGCCCTCTTCCGCGGCGCCATCGCTGCGCTCGTCGACCAGCTCGACGACTTCAGCGTCGTCGGCGAAGCAGGAAACGGCTTGGACGGCATCGAGAAAGCCCGCGCCCTACGCCCAGACCTGATCGTGATGGACGTCGAGATGCCTGTCATGGACGGTGTCGAGGCCGCCCGGATCCTGCGCGAACAGATGCCCAGCATCAAGGTCATCATGCTGACCGTCTGCGAAGAGGACGAGAAGCTGCTGACCGCAGTGCGTCTGGGCGCACACGGCTACCTGTTGAAAGATCTGCGACCCGAGCAGCTCTTCGACATGCTGCGCTCGGTGATGCGCGATGAGACCCCCGTCTCGCCGGCCCTGGTCGGTCGGCTCCTCGCCGAGCTCCGCGGCGACGGACGCTCACCACACACGCCGGCATCGCCACCCAGCGACCCCGGCCTCTCCCAACGTGAGCTGGAGATCATGCGTCTGGTCGCCGATGGCCTGACCAACAAGGAAATCGGCGCCCGGTTGTCCATCACCGAAGGCACCGTGAAGAACCACGTACACAACGCCCTGCACAAACTCGACATGAGCAATCGCATTCAAGCTGCCGCGTACATCGTGCGGCAAGGTCTGGGCCTGCCCTCACGTGCCTGA
- a CDS encoding sensor histidine kinase: MWEYLWPGHGHVLVDTLLLVAAAAFGISMVTVIRRGHRLLTARHHELDVAHRHLAQALAERDRSHRRTEAVCDILLQITRRESLSTTLSSIATHARGLVDAADAGLCLQSEPEADGRVCIRGQGGRCCQDHSGDCPARERPVQKLPLLPVNGQRAGADLCLAVSAPPADGAITAYPVRDTRDLVGSLWVDKAVIEPGDDAFLRTLADLASVAIDQANLLDATCHAATLAERDRIAREMHDSLAQVLGVTHLRLQVLLTRNDVHETRQVSEELHSLADLCHDAYRDVRESILGLRESPRADQGLIDSLRIYVTKYSRQSCIDTRLENHVPADPRLSPHCEVQVIRVVQEALTNVRKHSGATTAVVRITETPENVMFEIEDDGRGFDPRHVISEAESFGLRSMQERCEAAGGQLTIKAAPGQGTRVALAVPRASGHDLLHEMVGA; the protein is encoded by the coding sequence ATGTGGGAGTACCTCTGGCCCGGCCATGGACATGTACTGGTCGACACCCTGCTCCTCGTCGCCGCAGCAGCTTTCGGGATATCGATGGTTACGGTGATCCGTCGAGGCCATCGGTTGCTGACCGCCCGCCACCACGAGCTGGACGTTGCCCACCGACATCTCGCGCAGGCCCTCGCCGAACGTGACCGCAGCCATCGCCGCACCGAAGCCGTCTGCGACATCCTTCTTCAAATCACCCGACGCGAATCCCTCTCCACCACGTTGTCGTCCATCGCCACTCACGCCCGTGGACTGGTCGACGCCGCAGACGCTGGATTGTGTTTGCAGAGTGAGCCCGAAGCCGACGGCCGGGTCTGTATCCGCGGTCAGGGTGGCCGATGCTGCCAGGACCACTCCGGTGACTGCCCCGCCCGGGAACGGCCTGTTCAGAAGCTGCCCCTGCTCCCCGTCAACGGGCAGCGCGCCGGCGCCGACCTCTGCCTTGCGGTCTCCGCACCCCCAGCCGATGGCGCCATCACCGCCTACCCGGTGCGCGACACCCGCGACCTGGTCGGCTCCCTGTGGGTGGACAAAGCCGTGATCGAGCCCGGTGACGACGCCTTCCTACGCACCCTCGCCGACCTGGCCTCAGTCGCCATCGACCAAGCCAACCTCCTCGACGCCACCTGCCACGCCGCGACCCTCGCCGAGCGCGACCGGATCGCCCGGGAGATGCACGACAGCCTCGCCCAAGTCCTCGGAGTGACCCACCTCCGTCTCCAAGTGCTACTCACCAGGAACGATGTACACGAGACCCGTCAGGTCAGCGAAGAACTCCACAGCCTCGCCGACCTGTGCCATGACGCCTATCGTGACGTCCGCGAGTCGATCCTCGGACTGCGTGAATCCCCACGGGCGGACCAGGGACTGATCGACAGCCTACGCATCTATGTCACCAAGTACTCCAGGCAGTCGTGCATCGACACCCGGCTGGAGAACCACGTGCCCGCCGACCCGCGGCTCTCCCCGCACTGCGAAGTGCAGGTCATCCGCGTGGTCCAAGAGGCGCTCACCAACGTCCGTAAACATTCCGGCGCGACCACCGCCGTCGTCCGTATCACCGAGACCCCGGAGAACGTCATGTTCGAAATAGAAGATGACGGGCGGGGTTTCGATCCACGTCACGTCATCTCCGAGGCCGAGTCCTTCGGCCTACGATCCATGCAGGAACGTTGTGAAGCGGCAGGCGGGCAGCTCACCATCAAGGCCGCCCCCGGTCAAGGAACCCGTGTCGCCCTCGCCGTCCCCCGCGCTTCGGGCCACGACCTGCTCCACGAGATGGTCGGCGCATGA
- a CDS encoding TlpA family protein disulfide reductase yields MPERTTVSDRPAQAGVDRGDWRARLRSSRFGTVGVLLVTLVLVMGGAYLVNRPAEGSGKPTAQGTEKISPVQLKGGASGPAPKVGEPAPEFSSATIDGQEISLSQYAGRPVWLTFGASWCSACRAEFPDVQATHAAAKPDGLAVIGIYLSEEASSVKEFTQRLKLDFAHVPDPQTRIASAYRVMGVPAHVFIDKEGVVRSIDAGILSHDQIKERLGKIGA; encoded by the coding sequence ATGCCTGAGCGGACCACGGTTTCGGACCGGCCTGCGCAGGCCGGGGTGGACCGGGGTGACTGGCGGGCACGTCTTCGGTCCAGCCGTTTCGGCACGGTAGGCGTGCTCCTGGTGACGCTGGTCCTGGTGATGGGCGGCGCTTATCTGGTGAACCGGCCGGCCGAAGGTTCGGGTAAGCCCACGGCTCAGGGCACGGAGAAGATCTCGCCCGTGCAACTCAAGGGCGGGGCGTCCGGACCTGCTCCGAAGGTGGGAGAACCTGCCCCGGAGTTCTCTTCGGCCACCATTGACGGCCAGGAAATCTCGTTGTCCCAGTACGCCGGCCGACCGGTCTGGCTGACTTTCGGTGCCTCGTGGTGTTCGGCCTGTCGAGCGGAGTTCCCCGACGTTCAGGCCACGCATGCTGCGGCAAAACCGGACGGCCTGGCTGTGATCGGCATTTACCTCTCCGAGGAGGCTTCCTCGGTGAAGGAGTTCACCCAACGGTTGAAGCTTGACTTCGCCCATGTGCCCGACCCGCAGACCCGTATCGCCTCGGCCTACCGGGTGATGGGGGTTCCGGCTCATGTGTTCATCGACAAGGAGGGTGTGGTGCGGTCCATCGACGCCGGCATCCTCAGTCACGACCAGATCAAGGAGCGTCTGGGCAAGATCGGCGCCTGA
- a CDS encoding cytochrome c biogenesis CcdA family protein, with protein MTGVTLPLAVLAGIISFISPCFLPIVPVYVGYMVGGQDEQPISRRATLLQACAFVGGFSAVFVTLWASIGLVGYALSDYRDLLRIAGGAVLIVMGLHVAGLIELSMLYRTARPIGAPSANGRPTLRRSGLLGLAFGAGWTPCIGPILGGVIGLASVSSTVGEGALLLVAYCLGLGLPFVLVAMGADALHRRMSALRRHTTAIALTSGAFLIVTGFLMVTNLFSRLSGSVPTFGL; from the coding sequence ATGACCGGAGTGACGCTGCCCCTGGCAGTCCTCGCCGGCATCATCTCCTTCATCTCACCCTGTTTCCTGCCGATCGTGCCGGTCTACGTGGGCTACATGGTCGGCGGACAAGACGAGCAGCCGATCTCCCGCAGAGCCACCCTCCTCCAGGCCTGCGCCTTCGTCGGCGGGTTCAGCGCGGTGTTCGTCACGTTGTGGGCCTCGATAGGCCTGGTCGGATACGCGCTGAGTGACTACCGGGACCTGCTGCGCATCGCCGGTGGCGCTGTGCTCATCGTGATGGGCTTGCACGTGGCAGGGCTCATCGAGCTGTCCATGCTCTACCGCACCGCCCGGCCGATCGGGGCCCCGTCGGCCAACGGCCGTCCGACCTTGCGTCGATCCGGGCTGCTGGGGCTGGCCTTCGGTGCCGGGTGGACCCCCTGCATCGGGCCGATCCTCGGTGGAGTCATCGGCCTGGCCTCGGTCAGCTCGACCGTCGGGGAGGGAGCACTGCTCCTCGTCGCCTACTGCCTCGGGCTCGGGCTCCCCTTCGTCCTGGTGGCCATGGGCGCCGACGCCCTGCACCGACGGATGTCCGCTCTACGACGCCACACCACCGCGATCGCGCTGACCTCGGGTGCCTTCCTGATCGTCACCGGCTTCCTGATGGTCACCAATCTCTTCAGCCGTCTGAGCGGCTCCGTCCCCACCTTCGGCCTGTGA
- a CDS encoding class I SAM-dependent methyltransferase, with product MSDHREYDLSRPAPDGVAIDRILHAYRESQALISSVRLGFFDLLTVEGEPHTLAEIAAHCRISVEAADVLADALTGMGLLYRTGLECSATPLAAAHLTSDAPYSLRHWVVSEHEKYVNFAGLTEALRAEVPGEDDPIRTARRRQGPPAAQMQGLAEVARARSTQTARIIRRLHPTGNGRILDAGGGHGMDTIGALRELPGWTAVIADRPNPLSAAQTNLERYAMDGRVELREADLEKDTLRLPDEEGFDIAFLFMVLGGKPPEEATAVLRQVQAALAPGGWLLVRGNWTDQLRGATSALKHMLRPGGRRTLTQERLLELLRDTNFVDVHTVSAADIDPNAVVAARVPTQA from the coding sequence GTGTCTGACCACCGTGAATACGACCTTTCTCGTCCGGCTCCTGACGGTGTGGCCATCGACCGCATCCTGCACGCCTACCGGGAGTCCCAAGCACTCATCTCCTCGGTGCGTTTGGGTTTCTTCGATCTGCTGACCGTCGAAGGAGAGCCGCACACCCTGGCGGAGATCGCCGCACATTGCCGGATCAGTGTCGAAGCCGCCGACGTCCTCGCCGACGCGTTGACCGGGATGGGGCTGTTGTACCGCACCGGCCTGGAATGTTCTGCGACCCCACTGGCTGCCGCCCATCTCACCTCAGACGCACCGTATTCACTGCGCCACTGGGTGGTCAGCGAACACGAGAAATACGTCAACTTCGCAGGGTTGACGGAGGCCTTGCGCGCAGAAGTTCCGGGCGAAGACGATCCGATCAGAACCGCCCGACGTCGCCAAGGTCCTCCCGCAGCACAGATGCAGGGGCTCGCCGAGGTCGCCAGGGCTCGCAGCACACAAACCGCACGGATCATTCGGCGACTGCACCCGACCGGCAACGGCCGCATCCTCGACGCCGGGGGCGGGCACGGCATGGACACCATCGGCGCACTCCGAGAACTACCCGGGTGGACGGCTGTCATCGCAGACCGTCCGAATCCGTTGAGCGCGGCCCAGACCAACCTCGAGCGGTACGCGATGGACGGGCGGGTCGAATTGCGCGAAGCAGACCTGGAAAAAGACACCCTGCGACTTCCCGACGAAGAAGGCTTCGATATCGCTTTCCTGTTCATGGTGCTGGGTGGCAAACCTCCGGAGGAAGCCACCGCTGTGCTCCGCCAGGTTCAGGCCGCACTCGCTCCAGGGGGGTGGCTTCTGGTCCGGGGGAACTGGACTGACCAATTGCGGGGTGCGACTTCCGCGCTGAAACACATGCTCCGACCCGGGGGGCGACGAACCCTCACCCAGGAGCGTCTGCTCGAGTTGCTTCGTGACACCAATTTTGTTGACGTTCATACGGTGTCAGCTGCCGATATTGATCCGAATGCCGTAGTGGCGGCCAGGGTTCCGACGCAGGCTTGA